In the genome of Pongo pygmaeus isolate AG05252 chromosome 9, NHGRI_mPonPyg2-v2.0_pri, whole genome shotgun sequence, one region contains:
- the LOC129008907 gene encoding olfactory receptor 10A3, translated as MKRQNQSCVVEFILLGFSNFPELQVQLFGVFLVICVVTLMGNAIIIVVISLNQSLHIPMYLFLLNLSVVEVSFSVVIMPEMLVVLSTEKTVISFVGCFAQMYFILLFGGTECFLLGAMAYDRFAAICHPLNYPVIMNRGVFMKLVIFSWISGIMVATVQTTWVFIFPFCGPNEISHLFCETPPVLELVCADTFLFEIYAFTGTILIVMVPFLLILFSYIRVLFAILKMPSTTWRQKAFSTYVSHLTSVTLFYGTASMTYLQLKSGYSPETKKLMSLAYTLLTPLLNPFIYSLRNSEMKRALIKLWRRKVILHTV; from the coding sequence atgaaaagacaaaatcaaaGCTGTGTGGTTGAATTCATCCTCCTGGGCTTTTCTAACTTTCCCGAACTCCAGGTGCAGCTCTTTGGGGTTTTCCTAGTTATTTGTGTGGTGACCCTGATGGGAAATGCCATCATTATAGTCGTCATCTCCTTAAACCAGAGCCTCCACATTCCCATGTACCTGTTCCTCTTGAACTTATCTGTGGTGGAGGTGAGTTTCAGTGTAGTCATTATGCCTGAAATGCTGGTGGTCCTCTCCACTGAGAAAACTGTGATTTCTTTTGTGGGCTGTTTTGCACAGATGTATTTCATCCTTCTTTTTGGTGGGACTGAATGTTTTCTCCTGGGAGCAATGGCTTATGACCGATTTGCTGCAATTTGTCATCCTCTGAACTACCCAGTGATTATGAACAGAGGTGTTTTTATGAAATTAGTAATATTCTCATGGATCTCAGGGATCATGGTGGCTACTGTGCAGACCACTTgggtatttatttttccattttgtggcCCCAATGAAATTAGTCATCTCTTCTGTGAGACTCCCCCGGTACTAGAGCTTGTGTGTGCAGACACCTTCTTATTTGAAATCTATGCCTTCACAGGCACCATTTTGATTGTTATGGTTCCTTTCTTGTTGATCCTCTTTTCTTACATTCGAGTTCTGTTTGCCATCCTGAAGATGCCATCAACTACTTGGAGACAAAAGGCCTTTTCCACCTATGTCTCTCACCTCACATCTGTGACCCTGTTCTATGGCACAGCCAGTATGACTTATTTACAACTCAAATCTGGCTACTCACCAGAAACCAAGAAACTGATGTCATTGGCTTACACGTTGCTTACTCCTCTGCTCAATCCGTTCATCTATAGCTTACGAAACAGTGAGATGAAGAGGGCTTTGATAAAACTATGGCGAAGAAAAGTGATTTTACACACAGTCTGA